A genomic segment from Deltaproteobacteria bacterium encodes:
- a CDS encoding alcohol dehydrogenase, producing MKAMVLNKLCSLEENNTPLELTDLPDPVPGEKEISVRVSACGVCHTELDEIEGRTPPSHFPVVLGHEVVGVVEKAGSKTGIFKPGDRVGIAWIYSSCRKCKFCLEGNENLCRNFKATGRDADGGYAQYMIISEDYAYKIPDVFSDLEAAPLLCAGAIGYRSLKLTGLEDGRNLGLVGFGASAHIVQKLVRHQYPGSKTFVFARSESERAFARELGAVWAGDIEDDSPEKLFCIIDTTPVWRPVVEALRNLESGGRLVINAIRKEKVDKEYLLRLDYSTHLWLEKEIKSVANICRSDVREFLEIAAEIPIKPEVQVFALEEANRALVELRTKKIRGAKVLKID from the coding sequence ATGAAAGCAATGGTATTGAATAAGCTCTGCAGTCTGGAAGAGAATAATACCCCTTTAGAACTCACAGACCTGCCTGATCCTGTTCCGGGGGAGAAGGAGATCTCGGTGAGGGTTTCAGCTTGCGGGGTTTGCCATACCGAACTGGATGAGATCGAGGGCAGGACGCCCCCTTCTCATTTTCCGGTTGTACTTGGCCATGAGGTAGTCGGAGTCGTTGAAAAGGCCGGCAGCAAGACAGGCATCTTTAAACCCGGAGACAGGGTTGGAATTGCCTGGATTTACTCGTCTTGCAGGAAGTGCAAATTCTGCCTTGAAGGTAATGAGAATCTGTGCCGCAATTTTAAGGCGACCGGCAGGGATGCCGATGGCGGGTACGCACAGTATATGATTATTTCAGAAGACTATGCCTATAAAATTCCGGATGTCTTTTCTGATTTGGAAGCAGCTCCTCTTTTATGTGCCGGCGCGATCGGCTACAGGTCTTTGAAGTTAACCGGCCTGGAAGATGGCAGGAATCTGGGACTTGTCGGGTTCGGGGCCTCTGCTCACATTGTACAGAAGCTCGTAAGACATCAATATCCGGGCTCAAAAACCTTTGTGTTTGCCAGAAGCGAAAGCGAAAGAGCTTTCGCGAGAGAGCTCGGAGCCGTCTGGGCAGGCGACATTGAAGACGATTCGCCTGAAAAACTGTTTTGTATAATTGACACTACACCGGTATGGAGACCTGTAGTTGAGGCTCTCAGGAATTTAGAAAGCGGCGGAAGATTAGTAATCAATGCCATTCGCAAAGAAAAAGTGGATAAGGAATATCTTCTGCGGCTGGACTATTCTACCCATCTCTGGCTGGAAAAAGAGATAAAAAGTGTGGCCAATATCTGCAGGAGTGATGTAAGGGAATTCCTGGAAATTGCTGCCGAGATCCCCATAAAACCCGAGGTTCAGGTATTTGCACTGGAAGAGGCAAACAGGGCGCTGGTCGAGCTGAGGACAAAAAAAATCCGGGGAGCGAAGGTGTTGAAAATTGATTGA
- the shc gene encoding squalene--hopene cyclase, translating to MITDSLQQGIEKGVSWLLDNHQPEGFWVGNLETNSCMEAEWVLAMHFLGVKDDPKYESVIRAILNEQRPDGSWEVYYQAPMGDINTTVECYTALRASGMPVDALPLRKAREWISEHGGLGGLRVFTRYWLALFGEWPWDATPALPPEIIFLPSWAPFNVYQFASWARGTIIPLTVLRSRRPVRKLPPEHRIDELFPGTRDRFDYRSVGKKNASFWQRPFYLFDRLLSRYTGFPFHPGRELAIRQCLEWIIRHQEADGAWSGIQPPWIYSLMALNVEGYALDHPVLAAGLDAWNQHWKFEKNGATYLQASDTPVWDTVLSLLALLDCQQDFNATPQMQAALEWILNEQVMAGGDWQVYVKDVEPGGWAFERQNDFYPDVDDTAVAIIVLLRLLPVLGPGLRSRVDLAVRKAVAWMNAMQSSNGGWGAFDKDNNSRFITLIPFCDFGETLDPPSADVTAHVLEALGLLGRGMDDPVVARAYRYIRSEQEEDGSWFGRWGVNHIYGTAAVLPALKAIGEDMNAPYVQRAARWIADHQNPDGGWGESCGSYMDTALRGCGPSTASQTGWAIMALVATGSHAYDQVIERGLAWLLATQRADGTWDEPQYTGTGFPGYGIGERTDIAKAADDLDQGSELARGFMLNYNMYRHYFPLMAMGRARRHLSE from the coding sequence ATGATCACTGACAGCCTGCAACAGGGAATAGAAAAGGGCGTATCCTGGTTGCTGGATAACCACCAGCCGGAAGGATTTTGGGTAGGGAATCTGGAAACCAACTCCTGCATGGAAGCAGAGTGGGTTCTGGCCATGCATTTCCTCGGTGTGAAGGATGATCCGAAGTATGAATCGGTAATCCGGGCAATCCTGAACGAGCAGCGTCCTGACGGTTCATGGGAGGTTTACTATCAGGCGCCCATGGGCGACATCAACACCACGGTCGAGTGTTATACAGCGCTCAGGGCCTCCGGCATGCCGGTTGATGCCCTGCCTCTCCGCAAGGCAAGAGAGTGGATCTCAGAGCATGGCGGGCTGGGGGGACTCCGGGTCTTTACCAGGTATTGGCTTGCCCTTTTTGGTGAATGGCCCTGGGATGCCACTCCGGCACTGCCTCCGGAAATCATATTCCTGCCATCCTGGGCTCCCTTTAATGTCTATCAGTTCGCCTCATGGGCCCGTGGCACCATTATTCCGCTGACAGTGTTGAGGTCCAGGCGGCCGGTCAGAAAGCTCCCGCCGGAACACCGGATCGATGAGCTTTTTCCTGGGACGCGGGATCGTTTCGATTACCGGTCGGTCGGCAAAAAAAATGCCTCTTTCTGGCAGCGCCCCTTTTATTTATTTGACCGGTTACTGAGCCGGTATACCGGATTTCCGTTTCATCCAGGCAGGGAACTGGCCATCCGCCAATGTCTGGAATGGATTATTCGTCATCAGGAGGCAGACGGAGCATGGAGCGGCATTCAGCCGCCATGGATCTATTCGCTGATGGCCTTAAATGTGGAGGGATATGCCCTTGATCATCCGGTATTGGCAGCCGGGCTTGATGCCTGGAATCAACACTGGAAATTCGAGAAAAACGGGGCCACCTATCTCCAGGCCAGTGATACGCCTGTATGGGACACCGTGCTTTCGCTCCTGGCCCTTCTTGACTGCCAGCAGGATTTCAATGCAACGCCGCAGATGCAGGCCGCTTTGGAATGGATCCTGAACGAACAGGTTATGGCAGGAGGGGACTGGCAGGTCTACGTCAAAGACGTGGAGCCTGGTGGATGGGCCTTTGAGCGGCAAAACGACTTTTATCCCGATGTGGATGATACGGCAGTGGCCATAATTGTCCTGCTCAGATTGTTGCCCGTCCTGGGCCCCGGTCTGCGGAGCCGGGTTGATCTGGCTGTACGCAAGGCAGTGGCCTGGATGAATGCCATGCAGAGCTCAAACGGCGGCTGGGGTGCCTTCGACAAGGACAACAACAGCCGTTTTATTACCCTTATTCCCTTCTGTGACTTCGGCGAGACGCTGGATCCGCCGAGTGCTGATGTGACAGCCCATGTACTGGAGGCCCTGGGGCTTCTGGGGCGGGGGATGGATGATCCCGTTGTTGCCCGGGCCTACAGATATATCCGGTCGGAGCAGGAAGAGGACGGTAGCTGGTTCGGCCGCTGGGGAGTCAATCATATCTACGGGACAGCCGCGGTCCTGCCGGCCCTGAAGGCCATTGGCGAGGATATGAATGCGCCCTATGTGCAGAGGGCGGCCCGGTGGATCGCGGACCACCAGAACCCGGACGGTGGCTGGGGCGAAAGCTGCGGCTCTTATATGGATACTGCACTCAGGGGATGTGGCCCCAGTACCGCGTCACAGACCGGCTGGGCCATCATGGCCCTTGTGGCCACGGGGTCCCATGCCTATGATCAGGTGATTGAACGGGGGCTGGCATGGCTGCTGGCAACGCAACGCGCTGACGGCACCTGGGATGAGCCACAATATACCGGTACCGGTTTTCCAGGCTATGGGATCGGAGAGCGCACTGACATTGCCAAAGCAGCGGATGACCTGGATCAGGGCAGCGAGCTTGCCAGGGGATTTATGCTCAACTACAACATGTACCGCCATTATTTCCCGCTTATGGCCATGGGCAGGGCCCGGCGACATCTTAGCGAGTAA
- the hpnH gene encoding hopanoid biosynthesis associated radical SAM protein HpnH — translation MGIPTLQKARIGKYIISQMLMNRRRFPLVLMLEPLFRCNLHCKGCGKVNHPPEVLRNQLSVEECVGAAEECGAPVVSIAGGEPLLHPEITTIVDELIRRKRFIYLCTNGLLVEKRFHDFSPSPYLTFNVHLDGMYEHHDLSVCHKGAFKKATEAIRKLVGAGFRVTTNTTFFKGQTAESAGQLFDHLSSLGVEAMTVAAGFNYDSADDQDCFLGREGTKELFRTILRQAKPSWTFNHSSLYLDFLAGNRDYTCTPWGNPTRNQFGWQRPCYLLNDGYVATYRELIEDTDWDRYGVGRDPRCADCMVHSGFEASAVLDTVKHPWRALAVCLHGPGR, via the coding sequence ATGGGAATACCAACTCTTCAAAAGGCCCGTATCGGGAAGTATATCATCAGCCAGATGCTGATGAACCGAAGACGCTTTCCGCTTGTGCTGATGCTTGAGCCTCTCTTTCGCTGCAACCTGCACTGCAAGGGCTGCGGCAAGGTGAATCACCCCCCTGAGGTACTGCGCAACCAGCTCAGTGTTGAGGAATGTGTGGGAGCGGCTGAAGAATGCGGTGCGCCGGTGGTGAGCATAGCCGGAGGCGAGCCATTGCTCCATCCTGAGATCACCACTATTGTCGATGAGCTTATCAGACGCAAACGGTTTATTTATCTCTGTACCAACGGCCTGCTCGTTGAAAAGCGATTTCATGATTTTTCCCCCAGCCCCTATCTCACATTCAATGTCCATCTGGATGGTATGTATGAGCACCACGATCTCTCCGTCTGCCATAAAGGGGCCTTTAAAAAGGCTACGGAAGCCATCCGCAAGCTGGTAGGGGCCGGTTTCAGGGTAACCACCAACACCACTTTTTTCAAAGGACAGACAGCGGAATCAGCGGGTCAGTTGTTTGATCATCTCAGCTCCCTGGGAGTTGAGGCCATGACCGTGGCCGCCGGTTTTAATTACGATTCAGCCGATGATCAGGACTGCTTTCTCGGCAGGGAAGGCACAAAAGAGCTGTTCAGAACCATTCTCCGTCAGGCCAAGCCGTCCTGGACCTTTAACCACTCAAGCCTGTATCTCGATTTTCTGGCAGGAAACCGCGATTATACATGCACCCCTTGGGGAAATCCGACCAGGAACCAGTTTGGCTGGCAAAGGCCGTGTTACCTGCTCAATGATGGCTACGTGGCCACCTACCGTGAATTGATAGAAGACACCGACTGGGACCGGTACGGGGTGGGACGTGATCCACGCTGCGCAGACTGCATGGTCCACTCCGGCTTTGAAGCAAGCGCTGTCCTGGATACGGTCAAACATCCCTGGCGGGCACTTGCTGTTTGCCTGCACGGACCTGGGAGATAG